The following coding sequences lie in one Lentilactobacillus sp. SPB1-3 genomic window:
- the scrK gene encoding fructokinase ScrK — MLLGSVEAGGTKFVVAVGNEDYRIIDQAQFPTTTPEETLQRTVDYFKQFDDIAAIAISSFGPIELRKNAPYYGYITNTPKPGWAHTDFVGRIKQDIDVPIYFTTDVNGSAYGEYVMATLFNQHVDSLTYYTIGTGVGAGTVIGGNFVGELGHPEVGHVRLKRHPDDLDFDGICPFHGDCLEGLVAGPTFDARLGKPGKDVPLTDHVWDIMAYYVAQAALQVTLTLRPGKIVFGGGVVSPEFLIKVRSEFAKLMNNYVDVGDLDEYIVMPLVKNNGSATVGDFAMALKELNK, encoded by the coding sequence ATGTTACTTGGAAGTGTCGAAGCAGGAGGAACCAAATTCGTCGTGGCAGTTGGTAATGAAGATTATCGGATTATTGATCAAGCTCAATTTCCAACCACAACTCCAGAGGAGACTCTTCAGAGAACGGTGGACTACTTTAAGCAATTTGACGATATCGCTGCCATTGCAATTTCGTCATTTGGACCCATTGAATTAAGAAAGAATGCTCCATATTATGGATACATTACTAATACTCCTAAACCTGGTTGGGCTCATACCGATTTTGTCGGCCGTATCAAACAAGATATTGATGTGCCAATTTACTTTACCACGGATGTGAATGGTTCAGCCTATGGTGAATATGTCATGGCAACGTTGTTTAACCAACATGTTGATTCACTTACATATTATACCATTGGTACTGGAGTTGGTGCAGGAACAGTTATTGGTGGCAACTTTGTTGGGGAACTTGGTCATCCTGAAGTCGGTCATGTTCGCCTAAAGCGTCATCCGGACGACCTTGACTTTGATGGGATTTGCCCATTTCATGGTGATTGTCTTGAGGGTCTAGTAGCGGGGCCAACCTTTGATGCCCGTTTGGGAAAACCAGGTAAGGATGTGCCATTAACTGATCATGTTTGGGATATCATGGCCTATTATGTAGCCCAAGCAGCCTTGCAAGTTACTTTGACCTTAAGACCAGGCAAAATCGTTTTTGGCGGCGGGGTAGTTAGTCCAGAATTCCTAATTAAGGTCCGGTCAGAATTCGCTAAGTTAATGAATAATTACGTTGACGTAGGCGACCTTGATGAATACATCGTCATGCCATTGGTTAAGAATAATGGTTCAGCAACTGTTGGGGACTTTGCGATGGCATTAAAGGAATTGAACAAGTAA
- a CDS encoding fructose permease — MLEKRTISSGRTISATQSIAFFAISLLLNAAGNVLTLATSAKINPSYLGSAYWTAAEANLSVAFGWNLFWTFLILGVLTTLLNAALVGKLEWGRALGNLIFMVPFSALIQIFENFFIGKYPIFGGLPDANSTGMIIFYILLNFFGVALIGIAISVYQRANVVLHPADDLMQILRFKYFKGNANLAMWASYIPPTIMAIMAFAITKQFTNFGLGTIFAFLFQGGITGIADKHVFPKLKHQALNVGK; from the coding sequence ATGTTAGAAAAAAGAACTATTAGCAGTGGTCGAACAATCTCAGCAACTCAATCAATTGCCTTTTTTGCGATTTCGTTATTACTAAATGCAGCGGGAAATGTCTTAACGTTAGCAACAAGTGCGAAAATTAATCCATCGTATTTAGGATCCGCATATTGGACAGCTGCTGAAGCCAATTTAAGCGTGGCATTTGGCTGGAATTTATTTTGGACGTTCTTGATTTTAGGGGTGCTAACGACTTTATTAAATGCTGCTTTAGTGGGTAAACTAGAATGGGGAAGAGCTTTAGGAAATTTAATCTTTATGGTGCCATTCTCAGCATTGATTCAAATATTTGAAAACTTTTTCATTGGTAAATACCCAATTTTTGGCGGTCTTCCGGATGCTAACTCAACTGGGATGATAATTTTTTACATTCTACTTAACTTTTTTGGGGTGGCGTTGATTGGAATTGCCATTTCGGTTTATCAACGGGCAAACGTTGTCTTGCATCCCGCAGATGATTTGATGCAGATTCTGCGATTTAAGTATTTTAAGGGTAATGCTAACTTAGCCATGTGGGCTTCATATATTCCACCAACAATCATGGCAATTATGGCATTTGCTATCACTAAGCAATTTACTAATTTCGGTTTAGGAACCATCTTTGCTTTTTTGTTCCAAGGAGGTATTACGGGAATTGCTGATAAGCATGTATTTCCAAAGTTAAAACATCAAGCGCTCAATGTTGGTAAATAA